A region of Lycium barbarum isolate Lr01 chromosome 3, ASM1917538v2, whole genome shotgun sequence DNA encodes the following proteins:
- the LOC132634283 gene encoding uncharacterized protein LOC132634283, whose translation MANTSRIEFCRCGRICELKISWSPNNPGRRFFSCPIDEARGGCNYFNWYEPRHPEQANKVIYGLLKRVKAFEEEKARARRTRKKLVFGVVLLFAIWFLFWNCSR comes from the exons ATGGCTAACACTTCAAGAATTGAGTTTTGCCGATGTGGGCGTATTTGCGAATTGAAAATTTCATGGAGTCCAAATAATCCCGGAAGGAGATTTTTTTCGTGCCCAATTGATGAG GCTAGAGGTGGATGTAATTACTTCAATTGGTACGAACCAAGGCATCCCGAGCAAGCAAATAAAGTCATTTATGGGTTGTTGAAGAGGGTTAAAGCTTTTGAGGAAGAAAAGGCTCGTGCAAGACGAACTAGGAAGAAGTTGGTGTTTGGTGTAGTGTTGTTGTTTGCAATTTGGTTCCTGTTTTGGAATTGTAGTCGATGa
- the LOC132632934 gene encoding CASP-like protein 5A2, which produces MVTTSDFPTVTAFSYLVAAVGLQIIWSLALAIADVYAIFVKRSYRNAAVVILFAVGDGITSTLTFAATCASAGITVLISNDLDKCKVNHCTRFMSATTMAFLSWFAASPSFFVNFWFLASP; this is translated from the coding sequence ATGGTTACCACCTCTGATTTCCCCACTGTTACTGCTTTCAGCTACCTTGTAGCAGCTGTTGGATTACAGATCATATGGAGCCTTGCACTTGCTATAGCTGATGTATATGCAATATTTGTGAAAAGAAGTTATAGAAATGCAGCAGTTGTCATTCTATTTGCCGTTGGTGATGGGATCACTTCTACTCTTACATTTGCTGCCACCTGTGCATCAGCTGGAATTACAGTTCTTATTAGCAATGATCTTGACAAATGTAAAGTGAACCACTGCACGAGATTTATGTCAGCTACAACAATGGCATTTTTAAGCTGGTTTGCAGCATCACCATCCTTTTTCGTGAATTTTTGGTTTCTGGCTTCCCCATAG